In the genome of Rhodamnia argentea isolate NSW1041297 chromosome 3, ASM2092103v1, whole genome shotgun sequence, one region contains:
- the LOC125314155 gene encoding uncharacterized protein LOC125314155, translating to MPDFEKYDGTSNPVQHVQMYQAGMSKYAANGPLMIQTFQADLKDAAMRWYTDYEIYSMENSEKAANAFVKHFSFNLDVLISREDLEQAEMKKGETIKQDATRWRNVASRLKSVLPERELMKLFVSTLPQTMHSRILGSAAMSFGHLIAMGEEIESGMKKGWYGDVATSTKRFTAKKDKEPVSRVNMTYAQKPMAHVPVVQIPNQQRGNFSAQRQKGNLRHPRQFTPLHGTPSQVLTVLRKKGLLTSEPLRLGNTNSPRYDPSKKCDYHCGEPGHDADGCYVLKHRIQDLFDSKAFSLQDNSQPNTKNNPLPDHSGKVNAVFSYEGGRRGVFKIRVVDIFNALVRAGYYQVGEIVSFGQLEEKISTLIENRLIVRANQAEVVATVYQIVIDWDQEFAALALPQSESSPKVKAREADVASLIKSDPELADMPALKDAIDDELGIVIPETLVITSPQPFPYKDGKAVPWSYDLAPITRSGRAYNDDQLAKRVAEKDAKEFLAVIKTSKYNIVDRF from the coding sequence ATGCCGGACTTCGAAAAGTACGACGGCACTTCCAACCCAGTGCAACATGTTCAGATGTACCAAGCCGGGATGAGCAAGTATGCGGCTAACGGCCCTCTGATGATTCAGACCTTCCAAGCCGATCTGAAAGATGCAGCTATGAGATGGTACACGGACTATGAAATCTACAGCATGGAGAACTCGGAGAAGGCGGCTAATGCTTTTGTTAAGCATTTTAGTTTCAACTTGGATGTTCTCATTTCTAGGGAAGATCTAGAACAGGCAGAGATGAAGAAAGGCGAGACGATTAAACAAGACGCCactaggtggaggaatgtggcatctcggctGAAGTCGGTACTCCCTGAgcgagagctcatgaaattgtttgtctcCACTTTACCTCAAACGATGCATTCACGAATCCTTGGATCTGCTGCGATGTCGTTCGGTCACCTCATTGCGATGGGCGAGGAGATTGAGagcggcatgaagaaaggttggtacggagATGTTGCCACCAGTACCAAGAGATTCAcggcaaagaaagacaaagagccTGTCTCACGAGTTAACATGACCTATGCCCAAAAACCTATGGCCCATGTGCCGGTCGTGCAGATCCCTAACCAGCAGCGGGGCAACTTTAGTGCACAAcggcaaaaaggaaatttacgTCATCCTCGGCAATTTACTCCTCTACACGGGACCCCGTCACAGGTACTTACGGTTTTACGTAAGAAAGGGCTTCTGACTTCCGAACCTCTACGACTTGGTAACACGAACTCACCAAGGTATGACCCGTCAAAGAAGTGTGACTACCATTGTGGTGAGCCTGGACATGATGCAGATGGCTGTTATGTGTTGAAACACCGTATTCAAGACTTGTTCGAttccaaagcattttcattGCAAGACAATAGTCAGCCAAATAccaagaataatcctttgccggatcactcGGGCAAGGTTAATGCTGTCTTTAGTTACGAAGGCGGACGAAGAGGTGTTTTTAAGATTCGGGTGGTTGACATTTTCAATGCTCTGGTTAGAGCAGGCTATTATCAAGTTGGAGAAATAGTATCGTTCGGCCAGCTGgaagaaaaaatctcaactcTTATAGAGAACAGGTTGATAGTCCGGGCGAATCAGGCTGAGGTAGTAGCTACTGTATATCAGATTGTAATTGACTGGGATCAAGAATTTGCTGCTTTGGCTCTGCCTCAATCTGAATCTTCTCCGAAGGTTAAAGCAAGAGAAGCTGACGTGGCTAGTCTAATTAAGAGTGATCCGGAGTTAGCTGATATGCCCGCCTTGAAGGACGCAATagatgatgaactcggaattgTTATACCCGAGACTCTAGTGATTACTTCCCCCCAACCTTTTCCTTATAAAGATggcaaggcggttccttggtcctatgaCCTTGCTCCGATAACAAGGTCCGGACGTGCTTATAATGATGATCAACTTGCCAAGCGGGTGGCTGAAAAGGATGCAAAGGAATTTTTGGCTGTGATCAAGACAAGTAAGTACAACATTGTTGATCGATTCTGA